A window of Ignavibacterium sp. contains these coding sequences:
- a CDS encoding NYN domain-containing protein, protein MSNQEKVMVYVDGFNLYFGIVSKYPNTKWLNIWQLAQNILKPHQSLIGVKYFTSLVSNNPQKEKRQRDFLSAIQTTPVQIIYGHYQSTPTSCKKCGHSWNDNEEKMTDVNIAVNMITDAIEDKYDTAILISGDSDLVPAINSIHKYFPQKRVVVLFPPDRHNISVKNSAKGSYILGRKKLVASQFPQVVTTSLGYQITKPKSW, encoded by the coding sequence ATGAGTAACCAAGAAAAAGTAATGGTGTATGTAGATGGTTTTAACCTTTATTTCGGAATTGTTTCAAAATATCCGAATACTAAATGGCTTAATATTTGGCAACTTGCTCAAAACATTTTGAAACCTCATCAAAGTCTAATTGGAGTAAAATACTTTACTTCTTTAGTATCTAACAATCCTCAAAAAGAAAAAAGACAACGTGATTTTTTAAGCGCTATTCAAACTACTCCTGTCCAAATAATTTATGGACATTATCAATCGACACCAACTTCTTGTAAAAAATGTGGACATTCGTGGAATGACAATGAAGAAAAAATGACAGATGTTAACATTGCGGTAAATATGATTACTGATGCAATAGAAGATAAATACGATACTGCAATTTTAATTTCCGGCGATAGTGACTTAGTCCCGGCAATAAATTCAATTCACAAATACTTTCCCCAAAAAAGAGTTGTAGTATTATTTCCTCCGGATCGACATAATATAAGCGTAAAAAATTCTGCCAAAGGTTCTTATATTCTTGGTCGTAAAAAATTAGTTGCGTCACAATTTCCACAAGTTGTTACTACTTCGTTAGGTTATCAAATAACAAAGCCTAAAAGTTGGTGA
- the tnpA gene encoding IS200/IS605 family transposase gives MANTYTQLYVHIIFAVKGRQNLISEKHREELEKYICGIITNKNSKPLAIYCNPDHTHILIGINPSVSVSDIARDIKANSSKFINGKKWIAGKFNWQDGFGAFTYAKSQIDAVVKYILNQPVHHKKKTFKEEYIEFLEKFNVEYDPKYLFGWND, from the coding sequence ATGGCAAATACTTACACACAACTATACGTACATATCATCTTCGCAGTAAAAGGCAGACAAAATCTAATTTCTGAAAAGCATCGCGAAGAATTGGAAAAGTACATTTGCGGTATCATAACTAACAAAAATTCAAAACCATTGGCTATTTACTGCAACCCGGATCATACGCACATACTTATTGGAATTAATCCGTCAGTTTCAGTTTCGGATATCGCCAGAGATATAAAAGCAAACTCGTCAAAGTTTATTAACGGAAAAAAATGGATTGCGGGTAAATTTAATTGGCAAGATGGTTTCGGGGCGTTTACATACGCCAAATCTCAAATAGACGCTGTTGTAAAATATATTCTAAATCAACCGGTGCATCATAAAAAGAAAACATTCAAGGAAGAGTATATAGAGTTTTTAGAAAAATTTAATGTTGAGTACGATCCAAAATATTTATTTGGTTGGAATGATTAA